A stretch of the Equus caballus isolate H_3958 breed thoroughbred chromosome X, TB-T2T, whole genome shotgun sequence genome encodes the following:
- the TCEAL6 gene encoding transcription elongation factor A protein-like 6, which translates to MEKLCNENEGKLESEGKTQDEVEPEDEEKSDEEGKPEVEGQPGHQGKLQNEGQPDDEAQPEDEGKQDKQGQSEDEGKPQGGEGKRESQAKPESERRAAEKRPAEDYVPRKAKRKTDRGTDDSPKDYQEDLQERHLGSEEMMRECGDMSRAQEELRKKQKMGGFHWMQRDVQDPFAPRGQRGVRGVRGGGRGQRGLHDIPYL; encoded by the coding sequence ATGGAAAAACTCTgcaatgaaaatgaaggaaagctGGAAAGTGAAGGAAAGACACAAGATGAAGTAGAGCCTGAAGATGAAGAAAAGTCAGATGAGGAAGGAAAACCAGAAGTAGAGGGGCAGCCAGGGCACCAGGGAAAGCTCCAGAATGAGGGACAGCCAGATGATGAGGCACAACCAGAAGATGAGGGAAAGCAGGACAAGCAGGGCCAGTCCGAAGATGAGGGAAAACCACAGGGCGGCGAGGGCAAGCGAGAATCCCAGGCAAAGCCAGAGAGCGAGCGGCGGGCTGCCGAAAAGCGCCCGGCTGAAGATTATGTGCCCcggaaagcaaaaaggaaaaccGACAGGGGGACGGACGACTCCCCCAAGGACTATCAGGAGGACCTACAGGAAAGGCATTTGGGCAGTGAGGAGATGATGAGAGAATGTGGAGATATGTCAAGGGCTCAGGAAGAGctaaggaaaaagcagaaaatgggTGGTTTTCATTGGATGCAAAGAGATGTACAGGATCCATTCGCCCCAAGGGGTCAACGAGGTGTCAGGGGAGTGAGGGGCGGAGGTCGGGGCCAAAGGGGTTTACATGATATCCCCTATCTTTAA